From Anaeromusa acidaminophila DSM 3853, a single genomic window includes:
- the nrdR gene encoding transcriptional regulator NrdR has translation MRCPFCAFPESKVIDSRAAEEGVSIRRRRECLHCQRRFTTYEVVEKVPVMVVKKDGRREMFDKAKLQAGLMRACEKRPVSLQEIEELANQVERDIYNTMEREISSREIGERVMVLLQDVDPVAYVRFASVYRQFTDLHNFKDELESLLLRRQQGPLKSKGRKKG, from the coding sequence GTGCGCTGTCCGTTTTGTGCATTTCCGGAAAGCAAGGTTATTGATTCCCGGGCGGCTGAAGAAGGGGTGTCTATTCGCAGACGCCGTGAATGCCTGCATTGTCAACGACGCTTTACTACATATGAAGTAGTTGAAAAAGTACCTGTGATGGTCGTGAAGAAAGACGGTCGACGGGAGATGTTTGACAAGGCAAAGCTGCAAGCGGGACTTATGCGAGCTTGTGAAAAAAGGCCTGTATCTTTGCAGGAAATTGAAGAATTGGCCAACCAGGTGGAACGAGATATCTATAACACGATGGAGAGAGAGATTTCTTCGCGGGAAATTGGCGAAAGAGTTATGGTTTTGCTGCAGGATGTAGATCCGGTGGCTTATGTTCGTTTTGCCTCTGTGTATCGACAGTTTACGGATTTGCATAATTTTAAAGATGAACTGGAATCTTTGCTTTTGAGGCGGCAGCAAGGGCCGCTT
- a CDS encoding response regulator, which produces MARVLLCDDSAFMRMMLKTTLVGLGHRIVGEAGDGEQAVEKYEELLPDLVTMDITMPNVSGIEAVARIREKDKDACIVMVSALGQQAIINEALEAGAKDFIIKPFVPEQIAAVLDRVLNPKKPA; this is translated from the coding sequence ATGGCAAGAGTGCTATTGTGCGATGATTCTGCATTTATGCGGATGATGCTGAAAACCACATTGGTGGGACTTGGTCATCGTATTGTCGGTGAGGCGGGCGATGGCGAGCAAGCAGTAGAAAAATATGAAGAGTTATTGCCGGACTTGGTTACTATGGATATTACCATGCCCAATGTAAGCGGCATTGAAGCGGTCGCGCGAATTCGCGAGAAAGACAAAGATGCGTGTATTGTTATGGTTTCTGCATTGGGGCAGCAGGCCATTATAAATGAGGCGCTTGAAGCTGGCGCAAAGGACTTTATCATTAAACCTTTTGTACCGGAACAAATAGCGGCGGTGCTGGATCGAGTTTTAAACCCTAAAAAGCCTGCTTGA
- the thiD gene encoding bifunctional hydroxymethylpyrimidine kinase/phosphomethylpyrimidine kinase, with amino-acid sequence MNTVIPTALTIAGSDSGGGAGIQADLKAFAACGVYGMSVLTAITAQNTCGVTAVRDLDAEIIAAQMQAVFDDIPVGAVKIGMLSSAAIIEVVEEQLKRYQVAPIVLDTVMISKHGAPLLQAEAVGALKSKLLPLATIVTPNLHEASVLASMQVEDETAMREAAKRIHAMGPRYVVVKGGHLEGNPCDILYDGNEYRAFHNPRLPRVHTHGTGCTFSSAIAAFLARGWEISEAVGEAKRYITMAIEHGFSLGQGVGPTHHFYELYQAAFGAEWGGKYGKSAIVR; translated from the coding sequence ATGAATACGGTAATTCCTACAGCTTTGACGATTGCAGGCTCAGATTCTGGCGGCGGAGCTGGGATTCAGGCGGATTTGAAAGCCTTTGCCGCTTGCGGCGTATATGGAATGAGTGTGCTAACGGCTATTACGGCGCAAAATACTTGCGGTGTAACGGCGGTGCGTGACTTGGATGCGGAAATTATTGCAGCGCAAATGCAGGCGGTATTTGATGATATACCGGTAGGGGCGGTGAAAATTGGCATGCTTTCTTCCGCTGCCATTATTGAAGTGGTGGAGGAACAGTTAAAACGCTATCAGGTGGCGCCGATTGTTTTGGATACGGTTATGATTTCTAAGCATGGCGCTCCCCTGTTACAAGCGGAAGCCGTGGGGGCGCTGAAAAGCAAATTGCTGCCTCTGGCCACCATTGTAACTCCAAACTTGCATGAAGCATCTGTGCTGGCGTCTATGCAAGTTGAGGATGAAACGGCTATGCGGGAGGCGGCGAAGCGGATTCACGCTATGGGCCCTAGGTATGTAGTTGTAAAAGGCGGGCACTTAGAGGGGAATCCTTGCGATATTTTGTACGATGGGAACGAGTATAGAGCCTTTCATAACCCTCGTTTGCCGCGCGTTCACACCCATGGTACCGGATGTACTTTTTCTTCCGCAATCGCCGCTTTTTTGGCTCGCGGCTGGGAAATTTCCGAAGCGGTAGGAGAGGCTAAACGCTATATTACCATGGCGATAGAGCATGGCTTTTCATTAGGACAAGGGGTAGGTCCTACACATCATTTTTATGAATTGTACCAAGCGGCCTTTGGCGCTGAATGGGGAGGAAAATATGGCAAGAGTGCTATTGTGCGATGA
- the pyrE gene encoding orotate phosphoribosyltransferase yields MREEEVKQLLQETEAILEGHFLLTSGLHSPLYVEKFNLLQWPKQTERLCKELAERFADAGVEVVIGPMTGGILLAHEVGKALETRAIFTERENGAMALRRGFFIRPGEKVLIVEDIVTTGGSVKEVVDVVRAQGGDIVGVGLLVNRSGGKADFGGLRVEALLNLTVPTYAAAECPLCQEGKPMTKRGSRHLKA; encoded by the coding sequence ATGCGTGAAGAGGAAGTAAAACAATTGCTGCAAGAGACGGAGGCCATTTTGGAGGGGCATTTTTTGCTCACGTCTGGCCTGCATAGTCCGTTATATGTGGAAAAATTTAATCTGCTGCAGTGGCCAAAACAGACGGAACGCCTTTGTAAGGAGTTGGCGGAGCGCTTTGCTGATGCTGGCGTAGAAGTGGTTATCGGCCCCATGACCGGCGGTATTCTGCTGGCTCATGAAGTAGGCAAGGCTTTAGAAACTAGGGCTATTTTCACAGAGCGGGAAAATGGCGCCATGGCCTTGCGTCGGGGCTTTTTCATTCGTCCTGGTGAAAAAGTACTCATTGTTGAAGATATTGTAACTACCGGCGGCTCTGTAAAAGAAGTTGTTGATGTGGTGCGCGCGCAAGGCGGCGATATTGTAGGAGTTGGCCTGCTGGTAAACCGCAGCGGCGGTAAAGCGGATTTTGGCGGTTTGCGGGTAGAAGCGTTGCTTAACTTAACGGTGCCAACCTATGCAGCGGCAGAATGCCCTCTTTGCCAAGAGGGCAAGCCTATGACGAAACGCGGTAGCCGACATCTCAAAGCATAA
- the pyrF gene encoding orotidine-5'-phosphate decarboxylase, translating into MSGKEKRIIALDYSSQEEALALVGILGEEATYYKVGMELFYSSGGDIVRHLKAAGKKVFLDLKLHDIPNTAAKGLGALTRLGADMLNVHASGGLEMMRRAGEVVAEEALRCGMQAPVVLAVTVLTSIGGDEWERLGHGEPVNKAVLRLAQLTQEAGLQGVVASPQEAAAIRQACGKDFAIVTPGIRPAGVSVDDQQRVATPASALSAGASHLVIGRPVTKAENPLAALRRLAAEMEGA; encoded by the coding sequence ATGAGCGGAAAAGAGAAGCGGATTATTGCGTTGGACTATTCCTCACAGGAAGAAGCTTTGGCGCTGGTTGGTATTTTAGGAGAAGAAGCTACCTATTATAAAGTGGGTATGGAGCTTTTTTATAGCAGCGGCGGCGACATTGTGCGACATTTGAAAGCTGCGGGCAAAAAGGTCTTCTTGGATCTCAAACTGCATGACATTCCGAATACGGCGGCAAAAGGCCTGGGGGCCTTAACTCGTTTGGGAGCGGACATGCTGAATGTGCATGCTTCGGGAGGTCTGGAGATGATGCGTCGCGCTGGTGAAGTGGTTGCTGAGGAGGCGCTGCGCTGCGGAATGCAGGCTCCTGTTGTCTTGGCGGTTACGGTTCTTACCAGCATTGGCGGTGACGAATGGGAGCGCTTAGGGCACGGAGAGCCCGTAAATAAGGCGGTGCTGCGTTTGGCGCAGCTGACGCAGGAAGCAGGCTTACAGGGAGTGGTTGCTTCCCCGCAGGAAGCGGCTGCCATTCGCCAAGCCTGCGGTAAGGACTTTGCGATTGTGACGCCAGGTATTCGGCCTGCAGGCGTCTCGGTGGACGATCAGCAGCGGGTGGCGACTCCCGCCAGTGCTTTATCCGCCGGCGCGAGCCACTTGGTAATTGGACGTCCTGTAACGAAAGCGGAAAATCCGCTGGCGGCGCTGCGGCGCTTGGCGGCGGAAATGGAAGGAGCATAA
- a CDS encoding dihydroorotate dehydrogenase — protein MPNPSMSVMVAGLTLKNPVMTASGTFGFGLEYGDFFDVSKLGAIVVKGTTLTPWPGNSGQRIVETPAGMLNSIGLENPGVDVFLAQTLGKIKALDTNIIVNISGRTEEEYALLAEKLDVDGVAALEVNISCPNVKQGGLAFGTDCAMASGVVKAVKGRTKKPVIVKLSPNVTDIAQMAQAVEAAGADAISLINTLTGMAIDVHTWKPKLGNGVGGLSGPAVKPVAVRMVYQVAKAVQVPIIGMGGIMTADDAAEFLLAGATAVAVGTAQFVNPRAALDVAEGLEAYVQQRGLENVQQMIGQVRF, from the coding sequence ATGCCTAATCCTTCGATGTCAGTTATGGTGGCCGGTCTCACACTAAAAAACCCGGTTATGACCGCTTCGGGAACCTTTGGCTTTGGCCTGGAATATGGCGATTTCTTTGACGTATCCAAACTGGGGGCCATTGTGGTTAAAGGTACTACCCTGACGCCATGGCCCGGGAATAGCGGCCAGCGCATTGTGGAAACCCCCGCGGGCATGCTCAATTCCATCGGTCTTGAGAATCCGGGAGTGGACGTATTTTTGGCGCAGACTTTGGGGAAAATCAAAGCCTTAGATACGAACATTATTGTCAATATTTCCGGGCGCACCGAAGAAGAATATGCGTTACTGGCGGAAAAATTGGACGTAGACGGCGTGGCGGCGCTGGAGGTTAATATTTCCTGCCCGAACGTTAAGCAAGGTGGCCTGGCTTTTGGTACGGACTGTGCCATGGCTTCCGGAGTCGTAAAAGCGGTAAAAGGGCGTACGAAGAAACCGGTTATCGTAAAGCTGTCTCCGAATGTGACGGATATTGCGCAAATGGCGCAGGCCGTAGAAGCGGCGGGGGCTGATGCCATTTCCTTAATTAACACCTTAACCGGCATGGCGATTGATGTTCATACATGGAAACCAAAGCTGGGCAACGGCGTGGGAGGTCTTTCCGGGCCGGCAGTAAAACCTGTGGCCGTTCGTATGGTCTATCAAGTGGCTAAAGCGGTACAAGTACCGATCATCGGTATGGGCGGCATTATGACAGCGGACGACGCGGCGGAATTTCTTTTAGCCGGTGCAACGGCAGTAGCGGTTGGTACAGCCCAATTTGTCAATCCTAGAGCGGCATTGGATGTGGCAGAGGGCTTAGAGGCCTATGTACAGCAACGGGGACTTGAAAATGTGCAGCAAATGATCGGCCAAGTTCGGTTTTAA
- a CDS encoding dihydroorotate dehydrogenase electron transfer subunit: MPKLVEEATVLQQELLAPGVYRLALKAPQIARQAQPGQFVHVRVAATAAPLLRRPISIAGAQEDGTLILIYRVVGEGTKLLSAMTAGAVLDLMGPLGNGFKLEGKQPLLVGGGVGLAPLLFLAQRLCPLPVKIVLGGRCQEDLFWLDLFCGVCSQLIATTDDGSCGLQGTVVAGLPEALKQGVDSVFTCGPEPMMQAVASWAAQEKLSCQVSLEKHMACGVGACLSCTCADKEGKRRKVCTDGPVFQAEEVFYDA; encoded by the coding sequence TTGCCTAAGCTGGTGGAAGAAGCCACCGTGCTGCAGCAGGAACTTTTAGCGCCCGGCGTATACCGCCTGGCGCTAAAAGCGCCTCAAATCGCAAGACAGGCGCAGCCGGGGCAGTTTGTACATGTACGAGTCGCCGCAACGGCGGCGCCTCTTTTGCGCCGTCCGATCAGCATTGCGGGGGCTCAAGAGGATGGGACGCTGATTTTGATTTACCGCGTTGTGGGAGAAGGCACAAAATTGCTGTCCGCCATGACCGCAGGAGCCGTGCTGGATCTAATGGGGCCGTTGGGGAATGGCTTTAAATTAGAGGGAAAGCAGCCGTTGTTGGTTGGCGGCGGAGTTGGTTTGGCGCCGTTACTCTTTTTGGCGCAGCGTCTTTGTCCGCTGCCGGTCAAAATTGTATTGGGCGGACGCTGCCAGGAAGATTTATTCTGGCTGGATTTGTTTTGCGGCGTGTGCTCGCAGCTTATAGCCACTACGGATGACGGTTCCTGCGGGTTGCAGGGAACCGTTGTAGCTGGTTTGCCGGAGGCGTTGAAACAAGGCGTTGATAGCGTGTTTACCTGCGGTCCGGAGCCTATGATGCAGGCAGTAGCCTCGTGGGCGGCTCAAGAAAAATTGTCTTGCCAGGTTTCTTTAGAGAAGCACATGGCTTGCGGCGTAGGCGCTTGTTTATCCTGTACGTGCGCAGATAAAGAGGGCAAACGGCGCAAGGTGTGTACCGACGGGCCTGTTTTCCAGGCGGAGGAGGTGTTTTACGATGCCTAA
- the carB gene encoding carbamoyl-phosphate synthase large subunit, giving the protein MPKKEYLKRVMVIGSGPIVIGQAAEFDYAGTQACRALKEEGLEVVLVNSNPATIMTDANVADRVYIEPLTAEFLAEVIEKERPDGLLPTLGGQVGLNLAVKLAESGVLEKFNVELLGTSLKAIKKAEDRELFKETMQFLNQPIPESTIVEDLEAAREFAAEIGYPLIVRPAYTLGGTGGGIVHNDDELDETVVKGLKYSLIGQVLIERSVAGWKEIEYEVMRDANDNCITVCNMENIDPVGVHTGDSIVVAPSQTLTDAEYQMLRTASLDIIRELGIEGGCNAQYALDPKSRRYYVIEVNPRVSRSSALASKATGYPIAKVASKIAIGYTLDEITNAVTGKTKACFEPSLDYVVVKFPRWPFDKFVLADRTLGTQMKATGEVMSIDRTLEGALLKAVRSLEIGLNHLELPDLAKLDDAVLRKKLHAIDDERLFVIAEALRRGVTVDEIHDITKIDIFFLEKMRNIVSMEARLRTDGLTEANLLQAKKWGFTDRTIGRLTGKEEFAIREERKTLGILPTHKMVDTCAAEFEAATPYYYSAYAQEDEVVPSDRRKVMVLGSGPIRIGQGVEFDYCSVHSAWALREMGLESLIVNNNPETVSTDFDTSDRLYFEPLTPEDVLNIIDKEKPEGIIVQFGGQTAINLAGPLAKAGVKVLGTSVDDIDRAEDRERFEALLEELNIPRPKGETVTNGEDAVVAANSLGYPVVVRPSYVLGGRAMEIVYNEAELRDYMGRAVKASPEHPVLVDRYMQGKEVEVDAICDGVDVVIPGIMEHVERAGVHSGDSIAVYPPQTLEQRTMDTIVDYTQRMAKSLKVKGLLNIQYVVFEGEVYVIEVNPRSSRTVPFLSKVTSVPMVNVATRCALGHTLKEMGYTPGLIPFKPYIAVKAPVFSFGKMQQVDISLGPEMKSTGEVMGIDYHYARALYKALVAAGMNIPAHGSVLFTVADKDKEEAGQMALKFAALGYKLLATEGTANHLRSLGLEVELVQKVHQRKDDIIRLVKTGGIHLVVNTLTQGREMERDGYRIRRATVEHGIPCLTSMDTVREVLEVMRFMRDRRLVYVLALQDYVGGGDALA; this is encoded by the coding sequence ATGCCGAAAAAGGAATATCTCAAGAGGGTCATGGTCATTGGCTCGGGCCCTATTGTTATCGGTCAGGCTGCCGAATTTGACTATGCCGGAACCCAGGCTTGCCGGGCGTTAAAAGAGGAAGGTCTGGAAGTGGTGCTGGTTAACTCCAATCCGGCGACGATTATGACGGATGCCAATGTAGCGGACCGCGTATATATCGAACCGTTGACAGCCGAGTTTTTGGCGGAAGTCATTGAAAAAGAACGTCCAGACGGTCTTTTGCCTACTCTTGGCGGTCAAGTTGGTCTGAATTTGGCGGTTAAACTGGCGGAATCCGGGGTGCTGGAAAAATTCAACGTAGAATTGCTGGGGACATCCTTAAAAGCCATTAAAAAGGCGGAGGACCGGGAACTATTTAAGGAAACCATGCAGTTTCTTAACCAGCCGATTCCAGAGAGTACCATTGTAGAAGACTTGGAGGCGGCTCGAGAATTTGCCGCTGAAATTGGCTATCCGTTGATTGTACGTCCCGCGTATACTCTGGGCGGCACCGGTGGCGGCATTGTGCACAATGATGACGAGTTGGATGAAACGGTCGTTAAAGGTCTTAAATATAGCCTGATTGGCCAGGTACTTATTGAACGCAGCGTGGCCGGTTGGAAGGAAATCGAATACGAAGTTATGCGGGATGCCAATGACAACTGCATCACCGTGTGTAATATGGAAAATATTGATCCTGTTGGCGTGCATACTGGCGATAGCATTGTTGTAGCGCCGTCGCAAACGCTGACAGACGCCGAATACCAGATGCTGCGTACGGCTTCCTTGGATATTATTCGCGAGCTGGGTATTGAGGGCGGTTGTAACGCTCAGTACGCCTTAGACCCGAAGAGCCGCCGTTACTATGTGATCGAGGTAAACCCCCGCGTCAGCCGCTCCAGCGCCTTGGCCTCCAAGGCAACCGGTTATCCGATTGCCAAGGTAGCCAGTAAAATTGCTATTGGCTACACGCTGGACGAAATTACCAATGCGGTTACCGGTAAAACCAAAGCTTGTTTTGAACCTTCCTTAGATTATGTGGTAGTTAAGTTTCCGCGCTGGCCTTTCGACAAATTTGTTTTGGCTGATCGGACGCTGGGGACACAGATGAAAGCGACCGGGGAGGTCATGTCCATTGACCGGACTTTAGAAGGCGCTCTTTTAAAGGCTGTTCGCTCTCTGGAAATCGGGTTGAATCATTTGGAACTGCCGGACTTGGCGAAACTGGATGATGCGGTATTGCGCAAGAAGCTGCATGCCATTGACGACGAGCGGCTCTTTGTGATTGCCGAGGCCCTACGCCGCGGCGTAACAGTGGATGAAATTCACGATATTACCAAGATTGATATTTTCTTCTTGGAAAAAATGCGCAATATTGTTTCCATGGAAGCTCGGCTGCGTACGGACGGCTTAACGGAAGCTAATTTGCTGCAGGCCAAAAAATGGGGCTTTACGGATCGCACCATTGGTCGCTTGACCGGGAAAGAAGAATTTGCGATCCGAGAAGAACGCAAAACCTTGGGGATTCTGCCTACGCATAAAATGGTAGACACTTGCGCCGCTGAGTTTGAAGCGGCCACGCCTTACTACTATTCAGCGTACGCTCAAGAGGACGAAGTGGTGCCGAGCGATCGCCGCAAGGTGATGGTATTAGGCTCCGGCCCGATTCGCATCGGCCAAGGGGTGGAGTTTGACTATTGCTCGGTGCATTCTGCGTGGGCCTTGCGGGAAATGGGCCTTGAAAGCTTAATTGTTAACAACAATCCGGAAACGGTAAGTACCGATTTTGACACATCGGACCGCCTGTATTTCGAACCGCTGACGCCGGAAGATGTGCTCAACATTATTGATAAGGAAAAACCAGAAGGAATCATTGTTCAGTTTGGCGGGCAGACGGCGATCAATTTGGCTGGCCCGTTGGCTAAGGCTGGCGTCAAGGTGCTGGGAACATCGGTAGACGACATCGACCGCGCCGAGGATCGGGAGCGTTTTGAAGCCTTGCTGGAAGAACTGAATATTCCCCGGCCGAAAGGTGAAACCGTCACCAACGGTGAAGATGCGGTTGTTGCCGCTAACTCTTTGGGCTATCCTGTTGTGGTACGTCCTTCCTACGTATTGGGCGGTCGGGCGATGGAAATTGTCTACAACGAAGCGGAGTTGCGGGATTATATGGGGCGTGCTGTAAAAGCTTCGCCGGAGCATCCTGTGCTGGTGGACCGCTACATGCAGGGTAAGGAAGTGGAAGTGGACGCTATTTGCGACGGCGTGGATGTAGTCATTCCTGGCATCATGGAGCATGTGGAGCGCGCTGGCGTGCATTCTGGAGACAGCATTGCTGTTTATCCGCCGCAGACGCTGGAGCAGCGTACTATGGACACCATCGTGGACTATACGCAGCGCATGGCAAAAAGCCTCAAAGTCAAAGGTCTTTTGAACATCCAGTATGTTGTATTTGAAGGCGAAGTATATGTGATCGAGGTTAATCCTCGTTCCAGTCGTACGGTGCCTTTTCTCAGCAAGGTGACATCCGTGCCGATGGTTAACGTGGCCACGCGCTGCGCTTTGGGGCATACTCTCAAGGAGATGGGATATACGCCGGGGTTGATTCCCTTTAAACCGTATATCGCCGTCAAGGCGCCGGTGTTCTCCTTTGGAAAAATGCAGCAGGTAGACATTTCATTAGGACCTGAAATGAAATCGACCGGCGAAGTTATGGGGATTGACTATCACTACGCCAGAGCGCTCTACAAAGCCTTGGTGGCGGCAGGTATGAATATTCCCGCCCATGGTTCGGTGCTCTTTACGGTTGCTGACAAGGACAAAGAAGAAGCCGGACAAATGGCTTTGAAATTTGCAGCGTTGGGCTATAAGCTGCTGGCTACGGAAGGAACTGCTAACCATCTTCGCTCGCTGGGGCTGGAAGTAGAACTGGTGCAAAAAGTGCATCAGCGTAAAGACGATATTATTCGCCTGGTGAAAACCGGCGGGATTCATTTGGTGGTTAACACGCTAACCCAAGGGCGCGAAATGGAGCGCGACGGGTATCGCATCCGTCGTGCTACGGTAGAACACGGCATTCCCTGCCTGACTTCGATGGATACGGTTAGAGAAGTGCTGGAAGTGATGCGTTTTATGCGCGATCGCCGCTTGGTGTATGTGTTGGCACTGCAGGATTATGTGGGAGGAGGAGACGCTCTTGCCTAA
- the carA gene encoding glutamine-hydrolyzing carbamoyl-phosphate synthase small subunit translates to MKGKLILSDGTVFHGQLLAAGATVGEVVFNTGMTGYQEVLTDPSYCGQIVTMTYPLIGNYGVAEAFAQSRQPFVKGFIIGELCQTPSNWEMEGSFGSYLQRFNIPCLYGVDTRAITKKIRNHGTMKGIIVAEEAAQSDIDALLASELSCCQVMDVTTKETYHMSNPGGPKVAVLDFGIKQNILNSLHQRGCDITVYPATASAEEVLASNPDGVFLSNGPGDPKDLQDIIQMVRQLLGKKPLFGICLGHQILALALGADTYKLKFGHRGSNQPVKNLLTGKVHITSQNHGYSVKEESLKGLDVTISHRAVNDDTVEGIRHNTLPLFSVQYHPEAAPGPDDNTYLFEEFMQLMRRA, encoded by the coding sequence ATGAAAGGAAAACTCATTTTAAGCGATGGAACTGTATTTCACGGGCAACTGCTGGCGGCAGGCGCAACGGTAGGGGAAGTCGTTTTTAATACCGGCATGACTGGTTATCAGGAGGTTTTGACGGATCCGTCCTATTGCGGTCAGATTGTTACGATGACCTATCCGCTGATTGGCAATTACGGCGTGGCTGAAGCCTTTGCCCAGTCGCGGCAGCCCTTTGTTAAAGGCTTCATTATTGGCGAATTGTGTCAGACTCCAAGCAATTGGGAGATGGAGGGCAGCTTCGGTTCGTATTTGCAGCGTTTCAACATTCCCTGCTTGTATGGTGTGGATACACGGGCTATTACGAAGAAAATACGTAACCATGGTACGATGAAAGGGATTATTGTAGCCGAAGAAGCGGCGCAGTCCGATATAGATGCATTGCTGGCGAGCGAGCTCAGCTGCTGCCAGGTCATGGACGTAACCACCAAGGAAACTTATCATATGAGCAATCCGGGGGGGCCGAAAGTGGCGGTGCTGGACTTCGGCATTAAACAAAACATTCTTAACTCCTTGCATCAGCGCGGCTGCGATATTACGGTTTATCCGGCGACGGCGAGCGCTGAAGAAGTGCTGGCAAGCAACCCGGATGGCGTCTTTTTATCGAACGGACCTGGAGACCCAAAAGATTTGCAGGATATCATTCAGATGGTCCGGCAGTTGTTGGGCAAAAAACCGCTCTTTGGCATCTGCCTGGGTCACCAGATTCTGGCGCTGGCCTTAGGGGCGGATACGTATAAGCTGAAATTTGGCCATCGCGGCTCGAATCAGCCTGTTAAAAACCTGCTGACAGGCAAGGTGCACATTACGTCGCAGAACCATGGCTATTCCGTAAAGGAAGAGTCCTTAAAAGGTCTGGACGTTACCATTAGCCACCGGGCTGTCAATGACGATACGGTCGAGGGTATTCGTCATAACACGCTGCCGCTCTTTTCCGTGCAGTACCATCCGGAAGCTGCGCCGGGACCGGATGACAACACCTACTTATTCGAAGAATTTATGCAGTTGATGAGGAGGGCGTAA
- a CDS encoding dihydroorotase, whose translation MKTIIKNGHVICPSQGLDGVMDILVEDSRIAAIGKNLAAPAGAQIIDAQGKTVAPGFVDLHAHLREPGQEAKEDFETGSRAAAAGGFTSVACMPNTRPPVDSSIAVNGLKERARQVAIVNMLIVGAVSKGQDGKELAEIGDMLLNGAVALSDDGHFVHNAKVMQNALDYTAMYHKPIMSHAEEQALVEDGYMHEGKVSTMLGMHGRPSVAEDIAVARDVLLAEYTDGHVHISHVSTKGAVEIIRQAKAKGVKVTAEVTPHHLALTDEAVMGFDSATKVNPPLRSMDHVAVLRQALQEGVIDAIATDHSPHAFEEKDREFKYAPSGFTGFETALGVVLTTLYHEGNMKLPEIIAAMTSRPAQVLGLDCGTLRVGCAADIVIFDPEAEWTVDSRRFYSRGKHTPFEGKLLKGRVTETLVDGNLVYQDGEVLV comes from the coding sequence TTGAAGACAATCATTAAAAACGGACATGTTATTTGCCCCAGCCAAGGCTTGGACGGGGTTATGGATATTCTTGTAGAAGACAGCCGCATTGCGGCTATCGGTAAAAATTTGGCAGCGCCGGCAGGTGCACAAATTATAGATGCCCAGGGAAAAACGGTAGCGCCTGGTTTTGTCGATCTTCACGCCCACTTACGTGAACCGGGGCAGGAAGCAAAAGAAGACTTTGAAACCGGCAGCCGCGCCGCTGCAGCTGGCGGCTTTACCAGTGTGGCTTGCATGCCGAATACCCGCCCGCCTGTTGATAGCAGTATTGCTGTGAACGGCTTGAAAGAGCGGGCTCGCCAAGTGGCGATTGTCAATATGCTGATCGTCGGCGCTGTCAGTAAAGGGCAGGACGGCAAGGAATTGGCGGAAATCGGCGACATGTTGCTCAATGGCGCAGTAGCCTTATCCGATGACGGACATTTTGTCCATAATGCCAAGGTTATGCAGAATGCTCTTGATTACACGGCGATGTATCATAAGCCGATTATGAGCCATGCGGAAGAGCAAGCCTTAGTAGAGGATGGCTATATGCACGAAGGAAAAGTCTCCACCATGCTGGGCATGCACGGACGTCCCTCGGTGGCGGAGGATATTGCGGTAGCTCGTGATGTGCTGCTGGCGGAATATACTGACGGCCATGTGCACATTTCTCATGTCAGCACGAAAGGCGCGGTGGAAATCATTCGCCAAGCGAAAGCCAAAGGCGTCAAGGTGACGGCGGAAGTGACGCCGCATCATTTGGCGCTGACCGACGAAGCGGTTATGGGTTTTGACTCGGCTACCAAGGTTAACCCGCCGCTGCGCTCCATGGATCATGTTGCCGTGTTGCGGCAGGCGCTGCAAGAAGGGGTTATCGACGCTATTGCGACCGATCATTCACCCCATGCGTTTGAAGAAAAAGATCGAGAATTTAAATATGCTCCCAGCGGTTTTACCGGTTTTGAGACGGCGCTTGGCGTTGTGCTAACTACGTTGTATCACGAAGGAAATATGAAGCTGCCTGAGATTATCGCAGCCATGACTTCGCGTCCGGCTCAGGTGCTGGGCCTTGATTGCGGCACGCTGCGAGTAGGTTGTGCGGCGGACATTGTGATCTTTGATCCGGAGGCCGAATGGACGGTTGACAGCCGTCGGTTCTACAGCCGGGGTAAACATACTCCCTTTGAAGGGAAACTCTTGAAAGGCCGTGTGACGGAAACCCTGGTAGACGGAAATTTGGTGTATCAAGACGGAGAGGTGCTTGTATGA